A window of Lysobacter terrestris contains these coding sequences:
- a CDS encoding PilN domain-containing protein, whose protein sequence is MSTPAAGRLQDRLGRFGNRLSGSSLGTGTGGFLAWWANALASWLPPRARQLLGMDRGRLLLQVEGDALRLRLQRGDEIRDLGNLPVLKDFDAGSDPLAPLLEQRLADLPRWLLLPAGSSLRRRLALPAAAAERLRDVVGFEIERQTPFAADAVAYDARVLVRREGEGPIDAELVAVPRAALDPQLAALGPVAPLLAGIDVAGADGVPLQVNLLPPAQRQNARDPWATWNLVLAAVAVVAVALTLWQMLENRRAAADAFDAEIARESGPARRAAAQRQELVNLIEGHAFLQRMRADYPPALEVMDELSQRLPDGTYLEKLAIEGDRITLIGLSTEAPALIGRLQDSKLWRSPALAGALQTDPTTRKDRFTLTAEIGPADTKEAAGGNAGQ, encoded by the coding sequence ATGAGCACCCCTGCAGCAGGACGGTTGCAGGACCGTCTGGGTCGTTTCGGCAACCGGTTGAGCGGCTCCTCGCTCGGCACCGGTACCGGCGGCTTCCTTGCGTGGTGGGCGAATGCGCTGGCCTCCTGGCTGCCGCCGCGTGCGCGCCAGCTGCTCGGCATGGATCGTGGCCGCCTGCTGCTGCAGGTCGAAGGCGACGCGCTGCGGTTGCGCCTGCAGCGCGGCGACGAGATCCGTGACCTGGGCAACCTGCCCGTGCTGAAGGATTTCGATGCGGGCAGCGATCCGCTCGCGCCGTTGCTGGAACAGCGCCTGGCCGACCTGCCGCGCTGGCTGCTGTTGCCTGCGGGCAGTTCGCTGCGGCGCCGGCTGGCGTTGCCCGCGGCCGCCGCCGAGCGCCTGCGCGACGTGGTCGGCTTCGAGATCGAACGACAGACCCCGTTCGCCGCCGACGCCGTCGCCTACGACGCGCGCGTGCTCGTGCGCCGCGAAGGCGAGGGGCCCATCGACGCGGAACTCGTGGCCGTGCCACGCGCCGCGCTGGATCCGCAACTGGCGGCGCTGGGCCCGGTCGCGCCGCTGCTCGCCGGCATCGACGTGGCCGGTGCCGATGGCGTGCCGCTGCAGGTCAACCTGCTGCCGCCGGCGCAGCGGCAGAACGCCCGCGATCCCTGGGCGACCTGGAACCTCGTGCTTGCGGCTGTCGCCGTCGTGGCGGTGGCGCTGACGCTGTGGCAGATGCTCGAGAACCGTCGCGCCGCGGCCGATGCCTTCGATGCGGAGATCGCACGCGAGAGCGGCCCGGCGCGTCGCGCCGCCGCGCAACGCCAGGAACTCGTCAACCTCATCGAGGGCCACGCCTTCCTGCAGCGCATGCGCGCGGACTACCCGCCGGCGCTGGAAGTGATGGACGAACTCAGCCAGCGCCTGCCCGATGGCACGTACCTGGAAAAACTCGCGATCGAGGGCGACCGCATCACCCTGATCGGCCTGAGCACCGAAGCGCCCGCGCTGATCGGCCGCCTGCAGGATTCGAAGCTGTGGCGTTCGCCGGCGCTCGCGGGCGCGCTGCAGACCGATCCGACCACGCGCAAGGATCGCTTCACCCTCACCGCGGAAATCGGCCCCGCCGACACCAAGGAGGCCGCCGGTGGCAATGCCGGTCAATGA
- a CDS encoding type II secretion system minor pseudopilin, with protein MTRVSAVGGSSNRASSQRGVALLLVMWLVMLLAALIGAFALIARTEHLQGRVLVRGLVAENAARAGLEYALTRVAASDPRQQWLPDGRPHRWRYGNADVEVRIVDENGKIDLNQADITLLTEFIRRFDIEPQQAAQLAAAILDWRDPDSLSQPAGGGEDADYASAGRPYGAKDAEFESVAELEQVLGFTPELYARMAPHLTVFSGRARPDPAFASAEVLDAMGMDGADVVAQRQRWNPDSGLPPPTLPDGGALVGGSSGTYSIESRARLADRREAVLRTVVRAGGAVPGMAYTPLRWQVGD; from the coding sequence ATGACGCGCGTATCTGCGGTTGGCGGTTCTTCGAACCGCGCGTCGTCCCAGCGCGGCGTCGCCTTGCTGCTGGTGATGTGGCTGGTCATGCTGCTGGCGGCGTTGATCGGTGCGTTCGCGCTGATCGCGCGCACCGAGCACCTGCAGGGTCGCGTGCTGGTCCGCGGGCTGGTGGCCGAGAACGCCGCGCGCGCCGGGCTCGAGTACGCGCTGACCCGCGTGGCCGCCAGCGATCCGCGCCAGCAGTGGCTGCCCGATGGACGCCCGCACCGCTGGCGTTACGGCAATGCCGACGTCGAAGTGCGCATCGTCGACGAGAACGGCAAGATCGACCTCAACCAGGCCGACATCACGCTGCTGACCGAGTTCATCCGCCGCTTCGACATCGAGCCGCAGCAGGCGGCGCAACTGGCGGCCGCCATCCTCGACTGGCGCGATCCGGACAGCCTCAGCCAACCGGCCGGCGGCGGCGAGGACGCGGACTATGCGAGCGCCGGGCGGCCCTATGGCGCCAAGGACGCCGAGTTCGAAAGCGTGGCCGAGCTCGAACAGGTGCTGGGTTTCACCCCCGAGTTGTATGCACGGATGGCGCCGCACCTGACCGTCTTCAGTGGCCGAGCGCGTCCGGATCCGGCGTTTGCTTCAGCCGAGGTGCTGGACGCGATGGGCATGGACGGCGCCGACGTGGTGGCGCAGCGGCAGCGCTGGAATCCGGATTCCGGATTGCCGCCGCCGACCTTGCCCGACGGTGGCGCGCTCGTGGGTGGCAGCAGCGGCACGTATAGTATCGAGAGCCGTGCACGCCTCGCCGATCGTCGCGAAGCGGTGTTGCGGACCGTGGTACGTGCGGGAGGGGCCGTGCCCGGCATGGCCTATACGCCGTTGCGTTGGCAGGTAGGGGATTGA
- a CDS encoding prepilin-type N-terminal cleavage/methylation domain-containing protein encodes MRSVRGFTLIEVLIATVLLAAGLTLAFATLGAATKTTQRGEGIAAQSERIRAVENFLRRRLEAVRPVPFNFDPATGAAQRFLGENERMRFVADLPDYLGRGGPYLHDFAIEDGGERITLALGMVLAGKTIEESEPRPPEVLVEGLKSARFRYRSYAADGGLGDWQDTWDNGEQLPLMVEVTITDGNDETWPPVIVALPLAAITTTSTATQVTQ; translated from the coding sequence ATGCGTTCCGTGCGCGGCTTCACCCTGATCGAGGTGCTCATCGCCACCGTGCTGCTCGCGGCCGGACTGACGCTGGCGTTCGCGACCCTGGGCGCCGCGACCAAGACCACGCAGCGTGGCGAAGGCATCGCCGCGCAGAGCGAACGCATCCGCGCGGTGGAGAATTTCCTGCGCCGCCGACTCGAAGCCGTACGCCCGGTGCCCTTCAATTTCGATCCGGCGACGGGGGCGGCGCAACGCTTCCTCGGCGAGAACGAGCGCATGCGTTTCGTCGCCGACCTGCCCGACTACCTGGGGCGCGGCGGTCCCTACCTGCACGACTTCGCCATCGAGGACGGCGGCGAGCGCATCACCCTGGCGTTGGGCATGGTGCTGGCGGGAAAGACCATCGAGGAGAGCGAGCCGCGGCCGCCGGAGGTGCTGGTCGAAGGCCTCAAGTCCGCGCGCTTCCGCTATCGCAGCTACGCCGCGGACGGCGGGCTGGGCGACTGGCAGGACACCTGGGACAACGGCGAACAGCTGCCGCTGATGGTGGAAGTCACCATCACCGACGGCAACGACGAAACCTGGCCGCCGGTGATCGTGGCGCTGCCGCTCGCCGCGATCACCACCACCAGCACCGCCACGCAGGTGACGCAATGA
- the xpsI gene encoding type II secretion system protein XpsI, translating to MNNREPATRGATAEGNGRGTGFCFPVSGSRFPVAQRGYTLIEVIVAFALLAAALTLLLGSLSGAARQVRNSADAGRAALHAQSLMAQVGVGVPVKPGSRNGELDNGRYRWALQVQRWDDPARRADLPFDPAAPTLLEVRLGIEWGDGGPGQRLLLRTLRIVPPGVDTGG from the coding sequence ATGAACAACCGCGAGCCGGCGACCAGGGGAGCGACGGCGGAAGGCAACGGCCGCGGCACGGGTTTTTGCTTCCCCGTTTCCGGTTCCCGGTTCCCCGTTGCACAACGTGGCTACACCCTGATCGAAGTCATCGTCGCCTTCGCACTGTTGGCCGCGGCGCTCACGTTGTTATTGGGATCGTTGTCGGGCGCGGCGCGGCAGGTGCGCAACTCCGCCGATGCGGGGCGCGCGGCGCTGCATGCGCAGTCGCTGATGGCGCAGGTGGGCGTGGGCGTGCCGGTGAAGCCGGGATCGCGCAACGGCGAACTCGACAACGGCCGTTATCGCTGGGCGCTGCAGGTGCAGCGCTGGGACGATCCGGCGCGGCGCGCGGACCTGCCGTTCGATCCGGCCGCGCCGACGCTGCTGGAAGTGCGCCTGGGCATCGAGTGGGGCGACGGCGGTCCGGGCCAGCGCCTGCTGCTGCGGACGCTGCGGATCGTTCCGCCCGGCGTGGACACGGGAGGCTGA
- the xpsH gene encoding type II secretion system protein XpsH: protein MQRKSRGVSLLEMLLVIALLAVISVVAAGVLTGGFAGMQLRSEAKRIVAQLRYSRTQAIATGQPQRFTIDPQRHTWTAPNNRSGEIPAQLRVSFTGAREVQPRQGEGAIVFFPDGASTGGRVQLSAKRAAMNIDVTWLTGEVRLRRGEVAP, encoded by the coding sequence ATGCAGCGCAAGTCACGCGGCGTATCGTTGCTGGAGATGCTGCTGGTGATCGCCCTGCTGGCGGTCATCAGCGTCGTCGCGGCCGGCGTGCTGACCGGCGGCTTCGCCGGCATGCAGCTGCGCAGCGAAGCCAAGCGCATCGTCGCGCAGCTGCGCTACTCGCGCACGCAGGCGATCGCCACCGGTCAGCCGCAGCGCTTCACCATCGATCCACAACGACACACCTGGACCGCGCCCAACAACCGCAGCGGTGAGATCCCGGCGCAGCTCCGGGTCAGTTTCACCGGTGCGCGCGAGGTGCAGCCGCGCCAGGGCGAGGGTGCGATCGTGTTCTTCCCCGACGGCGCATCGACCGGCGGCCGCGTGCAGCTGAGCGCGAAGCGGGCCGCGATGAACATCGACGTGACCTGGCTGACCGGCGAGGTGCGCCTGCGCCGCGGCGAGGTTGCGCCATGA
- a CDS encoding type II secretion system protein GspG, producing MRNLRSNPRFASAAKQRGMSLIEIIIVIVLIGAVLTFVGSRVIGGKDRGDYNLGKSAVQTLAGKVESFRMDTGRLPTSLDELVTAPGDANGWLGPYAKATELKDPFGHAYEYRVPGENGDFDLVFLGKDGKPGGTSTDADFKYE from the coding sequence ATGCGTAACCTGCGTTCCAACCCGCGTTTCGCCTCCGCCGCCAAGCAGCGCGGCATGAGCCTGATCGAGATCATCATCGTGATCGTGCTGATCGGCGCGGTGCTGACCTTCGTCGGCAGCCGCGTCATCGGCGGCAAGGATCGCGGCGACTACAACCTGGGCAAGTCGGCGGTGCAGACGCTGGCCGGCAAGGTCGAGTCCTTCCGCATGGACACCGGGCGCCTGCCGACCTCGCTGGACGAACTGGTCACCGCGCCCGGCGACGCGAACGGCTGGCTCGGTCCGTATGCGAAGGCGACGGAGCTCAAGGATCCGTTCGGCCACGCGTACGAGTACCGCGTCCCCGGCGAGAACGGCGATTTCGACCTGGTCTTCCTCGGCAAGGACGGCAAGCCCGGCGGCACCAGCACCGACGCCGACTTCAAGTACGAATAA
- the xpsF gene encoding type II secretion system protein XpsF, with protein sequence MPLFHYQALNARGELLDGQMEAASSAEVVARLQEQGHLPVEAKLASEARAASLWKGLFKAKPFAGPRLVQFTQQLATLLGAGQPLDRALGILLELPEDEAAKRTITDIRDAVRGGTSLSTALDRQHGTFSRLYINMVRAGEAGGNMHETLARLADYLERARALQGRVINALIYPAILLVMVSLSLLFLLGYVVPQFAAMYESLDAELPLFTKIVLGIGMFVRDWWILLLVVPAVGLWWFDRKRREPAFREKFDAWLLQRRFAGSLVAKIETARLARTLGTLVRNGVPLLTALGIGRNVLGNRVLAADVETAAEEVKNGVALSTALARGKRFPRLALQMISVGEESGALDAMLVKTAETFEQETALSLDRMLAALVPVVTVVLAAVIGVVVMSVLLPLYDLTGAIG encoded by the coding sequence ATGCCCCTCTTCCACTACCAGGCCTTGAACGCGCGCGGCGAACTGCTCGACGGCCAGATGGAGGCCGCCAGCAGCGCCGAGGTGGTCGCGCGGCTGCAGGAGCAGGGGCACCTTCCGGTCGAAGCCAAGCTCGCCAGCGAGGCGCGCGCCGCGTCGCTGTGGAAAGGGCTGTTCAAGGCCAAGCCGTTCGCCGGGCCGCGGCTGGTGCAGTTCACCCAGCAGCTGGCGACCCTGCTCGGCGCCGGGCAACCGCTCGATCGCGCGCTGGGCATCCTGCTCGAACTGCCCGAAGACGAAGCCGCCAAGCGCACCATCACCGACATCCGCGACGCGGTGCGCGGCGGCACGTCGCTCTCGACCGCGCTGGATCGCCAGCACGGCACGTTCTCGCGGCTCTACATCAACATGGTCCGCGCGGGCGAAGCCGGCGGCAACATGCATGAAACCCTGGCCCGGCTCGCCGATTACCTCGAGCGCGCGCGCGCGCTGCAGGGGCGCGTGATCAATGCGCTGATCTATCCGGCAATCCTGCTGGTCATGGTCAGCCTGAGCCTGCTGTTCCTGCTCGGCTACGTGGTGCCGCAGTTCGCGGCGATGTACGAAAGCCTCGACGCCGAACTGCCGCTGTTCACCAAGATCGTGCTGGGCATCGGCATGTTCGTGCGCGACTGGTGGATCCTGCTGCTGGTCGTGCCGGCCGTCGGGCTGTGGTGGTTCGACCGCAAGCGCCGCGAGCCCGCATTCAGGGAGAAGTTCGACGCCTGGCTGCTGCAGCGCCGGTTCGCCGGTTCGCTGGTGGCGAAGATCGAGACCGCGCGCCTGGCGCGCACGCTGGGCACGCTGGTGCGCAACGGCGTGCCGCTGCTGACCGCGCTGGGCATCGGCCGCAACGTGCTCGGGAACCGGGTGCTGGCCGCCGATGTCGAAACCGCTGCGGAAGAAGTGAAGAACGGCGTGGCGCTGTCGACGGCGCTGGCGCGCGGCAAGCGCTTCCCGCGATTGGCCCTGCAGATGATTTCGGTGGGCGAGGAATCCGGCGCGCTCGACGCGATGCTGGTGAAGACCGCCGAAACCTTCGAGCAGGAAACCGCCTTGAGCCTGGATCGCATGCTGGCCGCACTCGTGCCGGTGGTGACCGTGGTGCTGGCGGCGGTGATCGGCGTCGTGGTGATGTCGGTCCTGCTGCCGCTGTACGACCTCACCGGAGCGATTGGGTGA
- the gspE gene encoding type II secretion system ATPase GspE has protein sequence MNAVVHDTTTDPGIDERIVAALLEKGRLKDADLARARRLQEEAGGSLLSLLARLGLVSERDHAETVAAVLDLPLVNAKDAPELPPEGVALTSKFMKQFHVCPIAESAGHVDVLMADPQDAYLLDAVRLATQREVRPLVALRSEIDDLVERWHGQGRSAMGAIVETAEGEGTGDLEDVEHLRDLASEAPVIRLVNLIIQRAVELRASDIHIEPFENRLKVRYRIDGVLEEGESPPANLTAAVISRVKIMAKLNIAERRLPQDGRIMLRVQGKELDLRVSTMPTSHGESVVMRLLDRETVVFDFKKLGFSDNFLPQFQHVLEQPHGILLVTGPTGSGKTTTLYTALSKLNTPDVKIITVEDPVEYQIEGINQIQAKPQIGLDFAHALRSIVRQDPDIIMIGEMRDLETARIAIQSALTGHLVLSTLHTNNAAGGITRLLDMGVEDYLLTSTINGILAQRLVRRLEPTHAERYPASPEEIEKFGLRKYQPQGEIHLYHPRASAIAPTGYLGRTTIMEFLVMNDELRRAVMRHAGMGEIEQIARQAGMRTMYEDGIAKALAGETTIEEVLRVTEDA, from the coding sequence GTGAACGCAGTCGTCCACGACACCACCACCGATCCCGGCATCGACGAGCGCATCGTCGCCGCGCTGCTGGAAAAGGGCCGCCTGAAGGATGCCGACCTGGCCCGCGCCCGGCGCCTGCAGGAAGAGGCCGGCGGCAGCCTGCTGTCGTTGTTGGCGCGGCTGGGCCTGGTGTCCGAACGCGACCACGCCGAAACCGTCGCGGCCGTGCTCGACCTGCCGCTGGTGAACGCGAAGGATGCGCCCGAGCTGCCGCCGGAAGGCGTCGCGCTCACCAGCAAGTTCATGAAGCAGTTCCACGTCTGCCCGATCGCCGAATCCGCCGGCCACGTGGACGTGCTGATGGCCGATCCGCAGGACGCCTACCTGCTCGACGCCGTGCGCCTGGCCACGCAGCGCGAGGTGCGCCCGCTGGTGGCGCTGCGCTCGGAGATCGACGACCTGGTCGAGCGCTGGCACGGCCAGGGCCGCAGCGCCATGGGCGCGATCGTCGAAACCGCGGAAGGCGAGGGCACGGGCGACCTCGAGGACGTCGAGCACCTGCGCGACCTCGCCTCGGAAGCGCCGGTGATCCGCCTGGTCAACCTGATCATCCAGCGTGCGGTCGAACTGCGCGCCTCGGACATCCACATCGAGCCGTTCGAGAACCGCCTGAAGGTGCGCTACCGCATCGACGGCGTTCTGGAAGAAGGCGAGTCGCCGCCGGCCAACCTCACCGCCGCGGTGATCTCGCGCGTGAAGATCATGGCGAAATTGAACATCGCCGAACGCCGCCTGCCGCAGGACGGCCGCATCATGCTGCGCGTGCAGGGCAAGGAACTCGACCTGCGCGTGTCGACCATGCCGACCTCGCACGGCGAATCGGTGGTGATGCGCCTGCTCGACCGCGAGACCGTCGTCTTCGATTTCAAGAAGCTCGGCTTCTCCGACAACTTCCTGCCGCAGTTCCAGCACGTGCTGGAGCAGCCGCACGGCATCCTGCTGGTGACCGGTCCGACCGGTTCGGGCAAGACCACCACGCTGTACACCGCGCTGAGCAAGCTCAACACACCCGACGTCAAGATCATCACCGTCGAGGACCCGGTCGAGTACCAGATCGAAGGCATCAACCAGATCCAGGCCAAGCCGCAGATCGGCCTCGACTTCGCCCATGCACTGCGTTCGATCGTGCGCCAGGACCCCGACATCATCATGATCGGCGAAATGCGCGACCTGGAAACCGCGCGCATCGCGATCCAGTCCGCGCTCACCGGCCACCTGGTGCTGTCGACGCTGCACACCAACAACGCGGCGGGCGGCATCACCCGCCTGCTCGACATGGGCGTCGAGGATTACCTGCTGACCTCGACCATCAACGGCATCCTCGCGCAGCGCCTGGTGCGCCGCCTGGAGCCGACGCACGCCGAGCGTTACCCCGCTTCGCCGGAGGAAATCGAGAAGTTCGGCCTGCGCAAGTACCAGCCGCAGGGCGAGATCCACCTCTATCACCCGCGTGCTTCGGCGATCGCGCCGACGGGCTATCTCGGCCGCACCACGATCATGGAATTCCTGGTCATGAACGACGAGCTGCGCCGCGCGGTGATGCGCCACGCCGGCATGGGCGAGATCGAGCAGATCGCGCGCCAGGCCGGCATGCGCACGATGTACGAGGACGGCATCGCCAAGGCGCTGGCCGGCGAGACCACGATCGAGGAAGTGCTGCGCGTCACCGAGGACGCCTGA
- a CDS encoding helix-turn-helix transcriptional regulator, with product MNDKATGPTDERRLRRERDPDQLRWIAQARCLAAALDLLAQPIVLLLPGEPLRVWHANAAARHRFSSHPELRLRDGTLMASPTTTPALTAALARVLELGPGHPCEVRVASAGESLVATVQALDFGAAADLPVREVVMLELHQPASVERGLHRLCSEFHLTRKEAEAAVGLYSMGSIDELARCTGRSVHTVRTQLKAAMHKTATHTQAGLVALVANRLAP from the coding sequence ATGAACGACAAAGCCACCGGCCCAACCGACGAACGCCGCCTGCGCCGCGAACGCGACCCGGACCAGTTGCGCTGGATCGCGCAGGCGCGCTGCCTCGCTGCCGCGCTCGACCTGCTGGCGCAACCGATCGTCCTGCTCCTGCCAGGCGAACCGCTGCGCGTATGGCACGCGAACGCCGCTGCCCGCCATCGCTTCAGCAGCCATCCGGAACTGCGCCTGCGCGACGGCACGCTGATGGCCTCGCCCACCACCACCCCGGCACTCACGGCTGCGCTCGCGCGCGTGCTGGAACTCGGTCCGGGCCATCCCTGCGAAGTGCGCGTGGCGTCGGCAGGGGAATCGCTCGTGGCCACGGTGCAGGCGCTCGATTTCGGTGCCGCGGCCGACCTGCCGGTGCGCGAGGTGGTGATGCTCGAACTGCACCAGCCCGCCTCGGTCGAACGCGGCCTGCATCGCCTCTGCAGCGAATTCCACCTCACCCGCAAGGAAGCCGAAGCCGCGGTCGGCCTGTATTCGATGGGTTCGATCGACGAACTGGCGCGCTGCACCGGACGGTCGGTGCACACCGTGCGCACCCAGCTCAAGGCCGCCATGCACAAGACCGCGACGCACACCCAGGCCGGGCTGGTGGCGCTGGTTGCCAACCGGCTGGCGCCCTGA
- a CDS encoding HYR domain-containing protein gives MKAHGTPACRAWFGVLSVFALLLAAPAVLAAGPGCATPEANINPGSLTIGDFKPLSGGGWALNPVTVNGQSSKPNANQGGLFQWSFVGTSLGTLANANAAQAQFTPPDVTATTQVVLRLTVTVSGCPGSDSEDITITITNAHDEVINTPPHAVPTATPAAASEGTLVTLDGSASWDAQGPIASYAWAQTGGPAVTLQATANPAIRTFVAPNFSADTNLTFQLTVSDGTLSNSAVTYVNVTWTNDPPVAALACPAATGYFDVDEGAAFTFDGSASHDSDDGIASYAWKQEVGLPEVPGVGDWNTATGSFTVPALGYGQTGLVPFTLTVTDHAGAKSSASCALLINDITAPSISVPSDLVAEATSATGAIVGAAEGYDVSAFDAVAGGLPLVNTSEYFLCEPAPNTLFALDAVTPVLCRAWDASGNEASAGFSVSVVDTTAPTISVPLSFAVEATGPDGAAADYVAKSDDIVDGERDALCVPASGHVFPINTPGPTTTVDCDASDAHGNQADTQSFTVAVHDTTPPAFDPDTVSADLVAEATSPAGASVSFALPSANDLVDLGNVQVACVPASPHVFPLGATTVQCDATDTRGNSTADDDPSDATPGTSATFKVTVEDTTPPTLGAVSDRTLEALSAAGAPFAYTAPAATDLVDGDRPVTCSESPALLAAGVFPLGTTTVTCSASDTRGNTASTAFAVKVVDTTPPTLSLPGNLVEEATGPLGAAVSFSVSASDLVDASVLLVCSAHSGDTFALGTTTVTCTGTDDAGNSASGSFAVTVRDTTAPAIAAHDDVTAFATANSAATVSYSLPTATDLVDGSVAVTCTPPSGSSFNVGSTTVTCSAQDSRGNAATRTFAVIVSYNFNGFFQPIDNAPALNTVKAGSAVPVKFSLGGNQGMNIFQSTPASGVIACGATEGDAIEETVTAGSSSLQYDAGTGQYIYVWKTEKTWVGQCRILQVKLKDGRSRTALFKFK, from the coding sequence ATGAAAGCCCACGGAACGCCCGCATGCCGGGCGTGGTTCGGCGTCCTCTCCGTTTTCGCGCTGCTGCTCGCGGCACCCGCGGTGCTGGCGGCGGGGCCGGGGTGCGCCACGCCTGAGGCCAACATCAATCCCGGATCGTTGACCATCGGCGACTTCAAGCCGCTGTCCGGCGGCGGCTGGGCCCTCAATCCGGTCACCGTCAACGGCCAGTCGTCCAAGCCCAATGCGAACCAGGGCGGCCTGTTCCAGTGGTCGTTCGTGGGCACGTCGCTCGGCACCCTGGCCAACGCCAACGCGGCGCAGGCCCAGTTCACGCCACCCGACGTCACCGCCACCACGCAGGTCGTGCTGCGCCTGACCGTAACCGTCAGCGGATGCCCCGGCAGCGACTCCGAGGACATCACGATCACGATCACCAACGCGCACGACGAGGTGATCAATACGCCGCCGCACGCGGTGCCGACGGCCACCCCCGCGGCAGCGTCCGAAGGCACCCTCGTGACCCTGGATGGCAGCGCCTCCTGGGATGCGCAGGGCCCCATCGCGAGCTACGCCTGGGCGCAGACCGGCGGCCCGGCGGTCACGCTGCAGGCGACGGCCAATCCCGCGATCAGGACCTTCGTCGCGCCGAACTTCAGCGCCGACACCAACCTCACCTTCCAGCTGACCGTCTCCGACGGCACGCTGTCGAATTCGGCGGTCACCTACGTCAACGTCACCTGGACCAACGATCCACCGGTCGCGGCGCTGGCGTGTCCCGCCGCCACGGGGTATTTCGACGTGGACGAAGGCGCCGCCTTCACCTTCGACGGCAGCGCGTCGCACGACAGCGACGACGGCATCGCGAGCTATGCCTGGAAGCAGGAAGTCGGCCTGCCGGAAGTCCCCGGCGTGGGCGACTGGAACACCGCCACCGGCAGCTTCACCGTGCCGGCGCTGGGCTACGGCCAGACCGGCCTGGTCCCGTTCACGCTGACCGTCACCGATCACGCCGGCGCGAAGTCCAGCGCGAGCTGCGCGCTGCTCATCAACGACATCACCGCGCCATCGATCTCGGTGCCGTCGGACCTCGTCGCCGAAGCGACGTCCGCAACCGGCGCGATCGTCGGTGCGGCCGAGGGCTATGACGTCTCCGCCTTCGACGCCGTCGCCGGCGGGCTGCCGCTGGTCAACACCAGCGAATACTTCCTGTGCGAACCGGCGCCGAACACCCTGTTCGCCCTGGACGCGGTGACGCCGGTGCTGTGCCGCGCCTGGGACGCGTCGGGCAACGAGGCCAGCGCCGGGTTCTCGGTCAGCGTGGTGGATACCACCGCGCCGACCATCAGCGTGCCGCTGTCGTTCGCGGTCGAAGCCACCGGGCCCGATGGCGCCGCCGCCGACTACGTCGCCAAGTCGGACGACATCGTCGATGGCGAACGCGATGCGCTGTGTGTTCCCGCTTCCGGGCACGTGTTCCCGATCAATACGCCCGGCCCGACCACCACGGTCGATTGCGATGCCAGCGACGCGCACGGCAACCAGGCCGACACGCAATCCTTCACCGTCGCCGTGCACGACACCACGCCGCCCGCGTTCGATCCCGATACGGTCAGCGCCGACCTCGTGGCCGAAGCGACGTCGCCGGCCGGCGCGTCGGTGAGCTTCGCGCTGCCGTCGGCCAACGACCTCGTCGACCTGGGCAACGTGCAGGTCGCGTGCGTGCCGGCCTCGCCGCACGTGTTCCCGCTGGGCGCGACGACGGTGCAATGCGACGCCACCGATACGCGCGGCAACAGCACGGCGGACGATGATCCCAGCGACGCGACGCCAGGCACGTCGGCCACGTTCAAGGTCACCGTCGAGGACACGACGCCGCCTACGCTGGGGGCCGTATCGGACCGGACGCTGGAAGCCCTGTCGGCCGCAGGCGCGCCGTTCGCGTACACCGCGCCCGCCGCCACGGACCTGGTCGATGGCGACCGTCCCGTGACGTGCAGCGAGTCGCCCGCCCTGCTCGCGGCCGGCGTGTTCCCGCTCGGCACCACCACGGTCACCTGCAGCGCCAGCGATACGCGCGGCAATACGGCGTCTACCGCCTTCGCGGTGAAGGTCGTCGATACCACGCCACCGACGCTGTCGTTGCCCGGCAACCTGGTCGAAGAAGCCACCGGCCCCTTGGGTGCCGCCGTCAGCTTCAGCGTCTCCGCCAGCGATCTGGTGGATGCGAGCGTGCTGCTCGTGTGCTCGGCCCATTCCGGCGACACGTTCGCCCTGGGTACGACCACGGTGACCTGCACCGGCACCGACGACGCGGGCAACAGCGCCAGCGGCAGCTTCGCCGTCACCGTGCGCGACACCACGGCGCCGGCGATCGCCGCGCACGACGACGTCACCGCATTCGCCACCGCCAACTCGGCCGCGACGGTGAGCTACAGCCTGCCGACCGCGACCGACCTGGTCGACGGCAGCGTGGCGGTCACCTGCACGCCGCCGTCGGGCAGCAGCTTCAACGTCGGCAGCACCACGGTGACCTGCAGCGCGCAGGACAGCCGCGGCAACGCGGCGACGCGCACGTTCGCGGTGATCGTCAGCTACAACTTCAACGGCTTCTTCCAACCGATCGACAACGCGCCCGCGCTCAACACGGTCAAGGCCGGCAGCGCGGTACCGGTGAAGTTCAGCCTCGGCGGCAACCAGGGCATGAACATCTTCCAGTCCACCCCGGCCTCCGGCGTGATCGCCTGCGGCGCGACGGAAGGCGACGCCATCGAGGAGACCGTCACTGCCGGCAGCAGCAGCCTGCAGTACGACGCCGGCACGGGCCAGTACATCTACGTGTGGAAGACCGAGAAGACCTGGGTCGGCCAGTGCCGGATCCTGCAGGTCAAGCTCAAGGATGGCCGCAGCAGGACGGCGCTGTTCAAGTTCAAGTAA